From the genome of Halorussus caseinilyticus, one region includes:
- a CDS encoding SLC13 family permease, whose product MALSLTPGIVVVFAVILIALVLFATEPVPIDITAIGIMVALMILEPWTQVSAAEGVSGFASSATITVLAMFILSYGVQRTGAVQILGRKIGAFTGDDETRQLGATIGVVGSISGFINNTAAVAILMPMVTDLAHEGNTSPSKLLLPLSYASMFGGTLTLIGTSTNILASSVAADLGVAGAPFSMFEFTQLGVVVAIVGTVYLMTLGRWLTPARIPPEDDLTEEFELEEYLTEVVVREDSPLVGQTVRDALADTDFDVDIVQLIRGEKSFAEPLGPKQIQVDDIFAVRTDRDTLLNLIDAEGLALVPNVDVTEEELETADQERNLVEVVVAPRSSLVGKTLATASFRERYDATVLALRRGPEFIRKRMDHAGLQVGDTLLVYATPDSISRLNVNRDFIVAQEIERPDYRESKIPLAVGIVAAVVAVAALDVLPIMVSALAGALVMVVTGVLEPPEVYDAVEWDVIFLLAGVIPLGIAMQKTGAADLIADLLVMSAAFLPAIAVLGTFYVVTAVLTNIVSNNASVVLMIPVAVEAAAQLDANPFAFVLAVTFAASTAFMTPVGYQTNLFVYGPGGYKFTDYVRVGTPLQIVFAVVTTLGIAAFWGVT is encoded by the coding sequence GTGGCACTCTCGCTGACGCCGGGCATCGTCGTCGTCTTCGCCGTCATCCTGATTGCGCTGGTGCTGTTCGCTACCGAACCCGTCCCCATCGACATCACCGCCATCGGCATCATGGTGGCGCTGATGATTCTGGAACCGTGGACGCAGGTCTCGGCCGCGGAGGGCGTCTCCGGGTTCGCCAGTTCCGCGACCATCACCGTGCTGGCGATGTTCATCCTCAGCTACGGCGTCCAGCGGACCGGCGCGGTCCAGATTCTCGGCCGGAAGATTGGGGCGTTCACGGGAGACGACGAGACTCGCCAACTCGGTGCGACCATCGGCGTCGTCGGCTCTATCTCGGGGTTCATCAACAATACCGCCGCAGTCGCCATCCTCATGCCGATGGTGACGGACCTCGCTCACGAGGGCAACACCTCCCCCTCGAAACTGCTGCTTCCTCTCTCGTACGCCTCGATGTTCGGCGGCACGCTCACACTCATCGGCACTTCGACCAACATTCTGGCGAGTTCGGTCGCCGCCGACCTCGGGGTGGCGGGCGCGCCGTTCTCGATGTTCGAGTTCACCCAACTCGGCGTCGTGGTCGCTATCGTCGGCACCGTCTACCTGATGACTCTCGGCAGGTGGCTCACCCCCGCGCGCATCCCGCCGGAGGACGACCTCACCGAGGAGTTCGAACTCGAGGAGTACCTGACCGAGGTGGTCGTCCGCGAGGACTCGCCGCTGGTCGGCCAGACCGTCAGGGACGCGCTCGCCGACACGGACTTCGACGTGGACATCGTTCAACTCATCCGCGGAGAAAAGTCGTTCGCCGAACCGCTCGGCCCGAAGCAGATTCAGGTCGACGACATCTTCGCGGTCCGGACCGACCGCGACACGCTCTTGAACCTCATCGACGCCGAGGGTCTCGCGCTGGTTCCGAACGTGGACGTGACCGAGGAGGAACTCGAAACCGCCGACCAAGAGCGTAACCTCGTGGAGGTCGTCGTCGCTCCCCGGTCGTCGCTGGTCGGCAAGACCTTGGCGACGGCGAGTTTCCGGGAGCGCTACGACGCGACGGTGCTGGCGCTCCGGCGCGGCCCGGAGTTCATCCGCAAGCGCATGGACCACGCCGGGTTGCAGGTCGGCGACACCCTGCTCGTCTACGCGACCCCCGACAGCATCTCGCGGTTGAACGTCAACCGCGACTTCATCGTGGCACAGGAAATCGAGCGTCCGGACTACCGGGAGTCGAAGATTCCGCTCGCGGTGGGTATCGTCGCGGCAGTGGTCGCGGTGGCCGCACTCGACGTGCTTCCAATCATGGTCTCGGCGCTCGCCGGTGCGCTGGTGATGGTCGTGACGGGCGTCCTCGAACCGCCGGAGGTGTACGACGCGGTGGAGTGGGACGTTATCTTCCTGCTCGCGGGCGTGATTCCGCTCGGCATCGCCATGCAGAAGACCGGCGCGGCCGACCTCATCGCCGACCTGCTGGTGATGTCCGCGGCCTTCCTGCCCGCAATCGCGGTCCTCGGCACCTTCTACGTCGTGACCGCGGTGCTGACCAACATCGTCAGCAACAACGCGAGCGTCGTGCTGATGATTCCGGTCGCCGTCGAAGCGGCCGCGCAACTCGACGCCAACCCCTTCGCGTTCGTGCTGGCGGTGACGTTCGCGGCATCGACGGCGTTCATGACGCCGGTGGGCTACCAGACGAACCTCTTCGTCTACGGGCCGGGCGGCTACAAGTTCACCGACTACGTGCGAGTCGGCACGCCGCTCCAAATCGTCTTTGCCGTCGTCACGACGCTCGGCATCGCGGCGTTCTGGGGTGTGACGTAG
- a CDS encoding helix-turn-helix domain-containing protein — protein sequence MARAENTELIDDFEQFYRRYYSDEIGELAQNYPNEQRSLYVDWTDLYRYDADLADDFISQPEQLQEYAEEALRLYDLPVDVSLGQAHVRIENLGQQTDIRDIRARHVNNLVSVQGIVRKATNVRPKIQEAAFECQRCGTLTYIPQSGGDFQEPHECQGCERQGPFQINFDQSEFVDSQKIRVQESPEGLRGGETPQSIDVHIEDDITGEVTPGDHVRVTGVLHLEQQGSGQDKSAVFDVYMDGMSVTIEDEEFEDMDITDEDKKEIVELSQEDDIYEQMVDSMAPAIYGYEQEKLAMILQLFSGVTKHLPDESRIRGDLHMLLIGDPGTGKCVRGDTKVTLADGTERPIGEVVESNLTDPEPIDDGVYQEVDIPLPSMDDDGTLVQKRATKVWKREAPDKMYLIRTTSGTELEVTPSHPLFVQSGGTFDAVRAEDLREDDFVATPRTLPIEEDDTLNVDYRRSKSHNAVRLESNRKSASAEAVDEGTKNTNADVIPALSDELRRLRESLALSQSECGLARSTYQHYERGDRNPSRKSLKTLVTAFENRLERLRELSQKVEEGDWEAVETARRELHLSQQELADGIGVCQRSVSLYEQGDVAPDGGRVTDAKGVVLDRIDEALRVENDVQSLRSLADSDVTWDQIESIESVEPDYDWVYDLEVADTHNYLTNNVVSHNSQMLSYVQNIAPRSVYTSGKGSSSAGLTAAAVRDDFGDGQQWTLEAGALVLADKGVAAVDELDKMAPDDRSAMHEGLEQQKISVSKAGINATLKSRCSLLGAANPKYGRFDQYEPIGEQIDLEPALISRFDLIFTVTDQPDEEHDKRLAEHIIQTNYAGQLNTQRTEMSAPNISEEEVRSQTEEVAPAIDADLLRKYIAYSKRNCFPTMTEEAKRTIEDFYVDLRTKGADEDAPVPVTARKLEALVRLSEASARVRLSDEVETEDAERAVEITRSCLQDIGVDPETGQFDADVVETGQSKSQRDRIKNLKQLISDIEEDYEEGAPVDEVMARADEIGMEQSKAEHEIDKLKQKGEVYEPSTDHLRTT from the coding sequence ATGGCTCGCGCGGAGAATACGGAGCTGATTGACGATTTCGAGCAGTTCTACCGGCGGTACTACAGCGACGAAATCGGGGAACTCGCCCAGAACTACCCGAACGAACAGCGGTCACTCTACGTCGATTGGACCGACCTCTATCGGTACGACGCGGACCTCGCGGACGACTTCATCTCCCAACCCGAACAGCTACAGGAGTACGCCGAGGAAGCACTCCGACTCTACGACCTCCCGGTGGACGTGAGTCTCGGGCAGGCCCACGTCCGCATCGAGAACTTGGGCCAGCAGACCGACATCCGGGACATCCGCGCCCGACACGTCAACAACCTCGTCAGCGTGCAGGGCATCGTCCGGAAGGCGACCAACGTCCGGCCCAAGATTCAGGAGGCCGCCTTCGAGTGCCAGCGATGTGGCACGCTGACCTACATCCCCCAGAGCGGCGGCGACTTTCAGGAACCCCACGAGTGTCAGGGCTGTGAGCGTCAGGGACCGTTCCAGATAAACTTCGACCAGTCGGAGTTCGTGGACTCCCAGAAAATCCGCGTTCAGGAGAGTCCCGAAGGACTCCGCGGCGGCGAGACGCCCCAGAGCATCGACGTTCACATCGAAGACGACATAACCGGCGAGGTGACGCCCGGCGACCACGTTCGGGTCACGGGCGTTCTCCACCTTGAACAGCAGGGAAGCGGACAGGACAAGTCCGCCGTCTTCGACGTGTACATGGACGGGATGTCCGTGACCATAGAGGACGAGGAGTTCGAGGACATGGACATCACCGACGAGGACAAGAAGGAAATCGTCGAACTCTCCCAAGAAGACGACATCTACGAGCAGATGGTCGATTCGATGGCTCCGGCCATCTACGGCTACGAACAGGAGAAGTTGGCGATGATTCTCCAGTTGTTCTCGGGCGTGACCAAGCACTTGCCCGACGAGTCCCGAATCCGCGGGGACCTCCACATGCTGTTGATAGGCGACCCCGGCACGGGTAAGTGCGTTCGTGGTGACACGAAAGTCACGCTCGCGGATGGCACCGAGAGACCTATCGGCGAAGTCGTCGAGTCGAACCTCACCGACCCCGAACCGATAGACGACGGCGTGTACCAAGAGGTCGATATTCCGCTCCCGTCGATGGACGACGACGGAACGCTCGTCCAGAAGCGTGCGACGAAAGTCTGGAAGCGGGAAGCGCCCGACAAGATGTATCTCATTCGGACGACGAGCGGAACTGAACTCGAAGTTACGCCGTCTCATCCGCTGTTCGTGCAGTCTGGCGGTACCTTCGATGCTGTTCGGGCAGAAGACCTTCGGGAAGATGATTTCGTCGCAACACCCCGAACGCTCCCGATTGAGGAAGACGACACACTCAACGTAGACTACAGACGGTCGAAGTCCCACAACGCCGTCCGTCTCGAATCTAATCGTAAGTCCGCCAGTGCCGAAGCAGTAGATGAGGGAACGAAAAACACCAACGCTGACGTAATCCCTGCCCTGTCCGACGAACTTCGGCGTCTTAGAGAGTCGCTCGCGCTTTCCCAGTCCGAGTGTGGACTCGCCCGTTCTACGTACCAACACTACGAACGCGGCGACCGAAACCCGAGTCGGAAGAGCCTAAAAACTCTCGTGACGGCGTTCGAGAACCGCCTCGAACGACTCCGCGAACTCAGTCAGAAGGTCGAAGAGGGTGACTGGGAAGCCGTCGAAACGGCGCGCCGAGAACTGCATCTTTCCCAGCAGGAGTTGGCCGACGGTATCGGTGTCTGTCAGCGGTCGGTCAGCCTCTACGAACAGGGTGACGTTGCTCCTGACGGTGGCCGTGTGACTGACGCAAAAGGCGTAGTTCTAGACCGGATAGACGAAGCACTTCGCGTCGAGAACGACGTACAGTCACTACGGTCACTTGCTGATAGTGACGTTACGTGGGACCAAATCGAATCCATCGAGTCCGTCGAACCGGACTACGACTGGGTGTACGACCTCGAAGTCGCGGATACGCACAACTATCTCACGAACAACGTCGTCTCCCACAATTCTCAAATGCTCTCCTACGTACAGAACATCGCGCCGCGGTCGGTCTACACCTCCGGGAAGGGCAGTTCGAGCGCGGGACTTACCGCTGCAGCTGTTAGAGACGACTTCGGCGACGGCCAGCAGTGGACCCTCGAAGCGGGTGCGCTCGTCCTCGCCGACAAGGGCGTCGCGGCGGTGGACGAGTTGGACAAGATGGCACCCGACGACCGCTCGGCGATGCACGAGGGTCTCGAACAGCAGAAGATTTCGGTCTCGAAGGCGGGCATCAACGCCACCCTCAAGTCGCGTTGCTCGTTGCTCGGCGCGGCAAACCCCAAGTACGGCCGGTTCGACCAGTACGAACCCATCGGCGAGCAAATCGACCTCGAACCCGCACTCATCTCCCGGTTCGACCTCATCTTCACCGTCACCGACCAACCCGACGAGGAACACGACAAGCGACTGGCCGAACACATCATCCAGACCAACTACGCGGGCCAACTGAACACCCAGCGCACGGAGATGAGCGCGCCGAACATCTCCGAGGAGGAGGTCCGTAGCCAGACCGAGGAAGTCGCGCCCGCAATCGACGCCGACCTCCTGCGCAAGTACATCGCCTACTCGAAGCGCAACTGCTTCCCGACGATGACCGAGGAGGCCAAGCGGACCATCGAAGACTTCTACGTGGACCTCCGGACGAAAGGTGCCGACGAGGACGCGCCGGTGCCCGTCACGGCCCGGAAACTGGAGGCGCTGGTCCGTCTCTCGGAGGCCAGCGCCCGCGTTCGCCTCTCGGACGAGGTTGAGACCGAGGACGCCGAGCGCGCGGTCGAAATCACGCGCTCGTGTCTCCAAGACATCGGCGTGGACCCCGAAACCGGGCAGTTCGACGCCGACGTGGTTGAAACTGGGCAATCGAAGTCCCAGCGCGACCGCATCAAGAACCTCAAGCAACTCATCAGCGACATCGAGGAGGACTACGAGGAGGGCGCGCCCGTAGACGAAGTGATGGCCCGCGCCGACGAAATCGGGATGGAGCAGTCGAAGGCCGAACACGAGATAGACAAACTCAAACAGAAGGGAGAGGTGTACGAACCCTCGACCGACCACCTGAGGACGACGTAG